In Aedes albopictus strain Foshan chromosome 3, AalbF5, whole genome shotgun sequence, the following are encoded in one genomic region:
- the LOC109426030 gene encoding protein pangolin, isoforms A/H/I/S-like isoform X2, with protein MPNTNENTHSGSSGDDLGSTDEVKVFKDEGDREDEKASSENLLEEKFNLIDLTESAENLVKNSSRQDLSPPYAGGASGGSSAGKLNSPDHSPGFNMGYLPPYQYSSGTASAIQGSMGKIGLSQFFCNEDPLSNPPPAHCGIIPYQLDSKAIGLSARQSLYSFSTSQYPYPILSSNMLPVPPSWHTPSMYSTAPSFRNSYPSSLQIYTTLASDLYSRYQSSSLLNSVHSHNVLNQVKQEVSPSQEITHNYSIRQTNHHGSPSKSSNDMPQELTARYSRPSLGGSSSGGSGSTSSSTGTSKKKCSSADRQQPQNIKPHIKKPLNAFMLYMKEMRAKVVAECTLKESAAINQILGRKWHSLTREEQSVYYDKARQERQLHMEMYPGWTARDNYGYGAKKKRKAKKKDQLGTEAASR; from the coding sequence ATGCCAAACACAAACGAAAATACACATTCCGGCTCCTCCGGCGACGATCTCGGCAGCACCGATGAGGTGAAAGTATTCAAAGACGAAGGCGACCGTGAAGATGAGAAAGCTTCGTCCGAGAATCTGTTGGAGGAGAAGTTCAACCTGATCGATCTGACGGAAAGTGCGGAGAACCTGGTGAAGAATTCCTCCCGCCAGGACCTGAGCCCGCCGTATGCCGGTGGTGCCAGCGGTGGCAGCAGTGCCGGAAAGCTTAATTCTCCCGATCATTCACCCGGGTTCAATATGGGCTACCTGCCGCCTTATCAATATTCCAGCGGAACGGCCAGTGCAATACAGGGCTCCATGGGAAAGATAGGTCTATCGCAGTTTTTCTGCAATGAAGACCCGCTTTCGAACCCACCTCCAGCGCATTGTGGAATCATTCCCTACCAATTAGACTCAAAAGCGATCGGACTATCCGCACGACAATCGCTGTATTCCTTTTCCACTAGTCAGTACCCTTATCCTATACTATCCTCGAATATGTTACCGGTCCCACCATCCTGGCACACTCCGTCAATGTATTCCACCGCCCCTAGTTTCCGCAATTCTTACCCATCGTCCTTACAAATTTACACCACCTTAGCTAGCGACCTTTACTCACGCTATCAGTCCTCCTCGCTTCTCAATTCCGTACACTCCCACAATGTGCTAAATCAGGTGAAACAGGAAGTGTCACCCTCCCAAGAAATCACCCACAACTACAGCATACGGCAAACCAACCACCACGGGTCCCCATCGAAATCTAGCAACGACATGCCCCAGGAACTGACCGCCCGCTACTCCCGGCCTTCGCTCGGCGGCAGCTCATCCGGCGGATCAGGATCAACCAGCTCCTCCACCGGAACCTCGAAAAAGAAGTGCTCCAGCGCTGACCGGCAGCAGCCGCAGAACATCAAACCACATATCAAAAAGCCGCTGAACGCGTTCATGCTCTACATGAAGGAGATGCGCGCCAAGGTGGTGGCCGAATGCACCCTCAAGGAATCGGCCGCCATCAATCAGATCCTGGGCCGAAAGTGGCACTCGCTGACCCGGGAGGAACAGAGCGTCTACTACGACAAGGCCCGGCAGGAGCGGCAACTGCACATGGAAATGTACCCGGGCTGGACGGCGCGGGACAACTACGGCTACGGGGCGAAGAAGAAGCGGAAAGCGAAAAAGAAGGACCAACTGGGGACGGAAGCGGCGAGCAGGTGA
- the LOC109426030 gene encoding protein pangolin, isoforms A/H/I/S-like isoform X1 produces MPNTNENTHSGSSGDDLGSTDEVKVFKDEGDREDEKASSENLLEEKFNLIDLTESAENLVKNSSRQDLSPPYAGGASGGSSAGKLNSPDHSPGFNMGYLPPYQYSSGTASAIQGSMGKIGLSQFFCNEDPLSNPPPAHCGIIPYQLDSKAIGLSARQSLYSFSTSQYPYPILSSNMLPVPPSWHTPSMYSTAPSFRNSYPSSLQIYTTLASDLYSRYQSSSLLNSVHSHNVLNQVKQEVSPSQEITHNYSIRQTNHHGSPSKSSNDMPQELTARYSRPSLGGSSSGGSGSTSSSTGTSKKKCSSADRQQPQNIKPHIKKPLNAFMLYMKEMRAKVVAECTLKESAAINQILGRKWHSLTREEQSVYYDKARQERQLHMEMYPGWTARDNYGYGAKKKRKAKKKDQLGTEAASRRKKICIRNEESDNYDGTRMSDDYMSNYGTVV; encoded by the coding sequence ATGCCAAACACAAACGAAAATACACATTCCGGCTCCTCCGGCGACGATCTCGGCAGCACCGATGAGGTGAAAGTATTCAAAGACGAAGGCGACCGTGAAGATGAGAAAGCTTCGTCCGAGAATCTGTTGGAGGAGAAGTTCAACCTGATCGATCTGACGGAAAGTGCGGAGAACCTGGTGAAGAATTCCTCCCGCCAGGACCTGAGCCCGCCGTATGCCGGTGGTGCCAGCGGTGGCAGCAGTGCCGGAAAGCTTAATTCTCCCGATCATTCACCCGGGTTCAATATGGGCTACCTGCCGCCTTATCAATATTCCAGCGGAACGGCCAGTGCAATACAGGGCTCCATGGGAAAGATAGGTCTATCGCAGTTTTTCTGCAATGAAGACCCGCTTTCGAACCCACCTCCAGCGCATTGTGGAATCATTCCCTACCAATTAGACTCAAAAGCGATCGGACTATCCGCACGACAATCGCTGTATTCCTTTTCCACTAGTCAGTACCCTTATCCTATACTATCCTCGAATATGTTACCGGTCCCACCATCCTGGCACACTCCGTCAATGTATTCCACCGCCCCTAGTTTCCGCAATTCTTACCCATCGTCCTTACAAATTTACACCACCTTAGCTAGCGACCTTTACTCACGCTATCAGTCCTCCTCGCTTCTCAATTCCGTACACTCCCACAATGTGCTAAATCAGGTGAAACAGGAAGTGTCACCCTCCCAAGAAATCACCCACAACTACAGCATACGGCAAACCAACCACCACGGGTCCCCATCGAAATCTAGCAACGACATGCCCCAGGAACTGACCGCCCGCTACTCCCGGCCTTCGCTCGGCGGCAGCTCATCCGGCGGATCAGGATCAACCAGCTCCTCCACCGGAACCTCGAAAAAGAAGTGCTCCAGCGCTGACCGGCAGCAGCCGCAGAACATCAAACCACATATCAAAAAGCCGCTGAACGCGTTCATGCTCTACATGAAGGAGATGCGCGCCAAGGTGGTGGCCGAATGCACCCTCAAGGAATCGGCCGCCATCAATCAGATCCTGGGCCGAAAGTGGCACTCGCTGACCCGGGAGGAACAGAGCGTCTACTACGACAAGGCCCGGCAGGAGCGGCAACTGCACATGGAAATGTACCCGGGCTGGACGGCGCGGGACAACTACGGCTACGGGGCGAAGAAGAAGCGGAAAGCGAAAAAGAAGGACCAACTGGGGACGGAAGCGGCGAGCAG